The Triticum dicoccoides isolate Atlit2015 ecotype Zavitan chromosome 6A, WEW_v2.0, whole genome shotgun sequence genome has a window encoding:
- the LOC119314506 gene encoding uncharacterized protein LOC119314506 isoform X6: MNNRSGEAEEGSDGGRDDDAVLSSLTRATTPSSSSSLIIRKRPRTLGKVAEGCDAVDPPVPRKLRSAIIKRVGQTVPSSPRHAKKRRHLSAISAQIFQMDRETRTDETMPSNSFTKEEEVLADTLLALSQIAPPSEPAADMATEQDISNTNVASTSCSEGVITPTGATKEDDKITLLPIDANVVTQSACADQQVEPTATASVPQLNPALGAPRISINPDFPKDGKIQDLSLGLFVNSPSPPKESLNKSASKKPKAHFDGSLSLTNQKKKETPHWLLNRNKSGFVAHNRTKYENSSAKEVMPAIQAPLPCTSTGSSKKPSSSTLGACTISGKEITTAWAIANNDKLSLPENGGPAKTWKRSVTHAYVSHLIQNHLDKDKASQNQVIAQERSRSRISSSPSGSTLNKNGMHFDARIPAQPSIGVCDMAPGRQAMVSNDFMNLPTSAAFSGPQYVQYIHPQMISTHRGGPAPYQSYSHLPCSSRGNMAPVMSIQQQQMQQYMCGPGYAPHPGVPASQGAMKLQQFAPTPQQQQQMWQYHFSQYQPRQAAEGAAAAAWQSGRLRDMPSSGPLRPMQALHAPPAMAPPQMELLCGPYQGGGGGGARRPPQLRLI, encoded by the exons ATGAACAACCGCAGCGGCGAGGCCGAAGAAGGTTCCGACGGAGGCCGCGACGACGATGCAGTCCTCTCCTCACTCACCAGAGCCACCACtcctagcagcagcagcagcctgaTCATCAGGAAGAGGCCGAGGACCCTTGGAAAG GTGGCTGAGGGCTGTGATGCTGTGGACCCGCCGGTTCCTAGGAAATTGAGATCAG CCATAATCAAGCGCGTCGGTCAGACTGTTCCTTCATCGCCGCGGCATGCCAAGAAGAGGCGTCATCTTTCAGCTATCAGTGCTCAGATTTTTCAGATGGATCGTGAAACAAGAACCGATGAGACCATG CCATCGAATTCTTTCACCAAGGAGGAGGAAGTGCTTGCTGATACTTTGCTAGCACTATCCCAAATAGCCCCGCCTTCTGAGCCAGCAGCCGACATGGCGACGGAGCAAGATATCTCAAACACAAATGTTGCCTCAACTTCTTGTTCAGAAG GTGTGATTACTCCTACAGGAGCTACCAAGGAGGATGACAAAATAACTTTGTTGCCAATTGATGCTAACGTGGTTACGCAGTCTGCCTGCGCAGATCAACAAGTGGAACCAACTGCTACTGCTAGTGTTCCACAACTAAATCCTGCTCTAGGTGCTCCTCGCATCAGCATAAATCCTGATTTTCCCAAAGATGGGAAGATACAGGACCTTTCTCTCGGACTTTTTGTGAATTCGCCAAGTCCACCTAAAGAGTCCTTGAATAAAAG CGCTTCGAAGAAGCCGAAGGCACATTTTGATGGTAGTCTAAGTCTAACTAACCAGAAAAAGAAGGAGACTCCTCACTGGCTG CTGAATCGCAATAAATCTGGTTTTGTGGCACATAATAGAACAAAATATGAGAATAGCAGTGCCAAAG AAGTTATGCCTGCAATCCAGGCTCCGCTACCTTGTACCTCAACTGGGTCTTCGAAAAA GCCCTCTTCAAGTACATTGGGTGCATGCACAATATCTGGCAAAGAAATTACTACTGCCTGGGCAATTGCAAATAATGACAAG CTTTCCCTTCCTGAAAATGGTGGTCCTGCAAAGACATGGAAGAGAAGTGTTACCCATGCCTATGTGAGTCATCTTATCCAAAACCATTTGGACAAAGATAAGGCGTCGCAAAACCAAGTAATCGCCCAGGAAAGATCACGCAGCCGCATTTCGAGCTCTCCAAGCGGCTCCACCTTGAATAAGAATGGTATGCATTTCGACGCAAGGATCCCAGCTCAGCCTTCTATCGGGGTTTGCGACATGGCTCCTGGTCGGCAAGCAATG GTCAGCAACGATTTCATGAACTTGCCCACCTCGGCAGCATTCTCCGGGCCACAGTATGTTCAGTATATACATCCCCAGATGATCAGCACTCACCGCGGTGGTCCGGCGCCGTATCAGTCGTATTCGCATCTCCCTTGTAGCAGCAGAGGGAATATGGCGCCCGTGATGTCAATCCAgcag CAGCAGATGCAGCAGTACATGTGCGGCCCGGGCTACGCGCCGCACCCCGGCGTGCCGGCGAGCCAGGGCGCCATGAAGCTCCAGCAGTTCGCGCCGactccgcagcagcagcagcagatgtgGCAGTACCATTTCTCCCAGTACCAGCCGAGGCAAGCGGCAGAGGGCGCGGCCGCCGCGGCGTGGCAGAGCGGCCGGCTCCGGGACATGCCGTCGTCCGGCCCCCTGCGGCCGATGCAGGCGCTCCATGCTCCCCCGGCGATGGCGCCGCCGCAGATGGAGCTCCTCTGCGGGCCGtaccagggcggcggcggcggcggggccagaCGGCCGCCGCAGCTCAGGCTGATCTAG